A window of Salmo trutta chromosome 33, fSalTru1.1, whole genome shotgun sequence genomic DNA:
gagatagatagatagatagagatatagatagagatagatatatagagatagagatagagatatatatagatatagatagatagagagagatagatatagatatatagagagatatagatatatagagatagatagatagagattgatagagatatagagatatagatagatagatagagagagagagagatagagagagagatatagatagattgatagagatatagatagatagatagatagatatagagatatagatagatatatagagatagatagatagagatatagagatatagagagatagatagatatatagatagatatagagagatagatagatatagagatatagatagagatatagagatatatagagatagattgatatagagatagatagatatatatatagagatagagatatagatagagatatagagatagatagatagatagatatagatatatagagatagatatagatatatagagatagatagatattcaaagaagcttggatcatcattatttggacgtAATATGTTAATAAGctatatctgtttattgtccaataacatatttaaaatattcCATCTACCTTGATGTGTTTGGACAATTAGCACATTtagatcaaaattactgttaattaatatcatcaccccttttgaatttctttgaccatgggaaaaatatatttcacccccccagtcctttttccacaaaactttgtctaaaattgttgaatgagtttcctgtaaacaatatatattatattccttctctttagccaggtaaatactgatagACTTTTCTTATTATCTTTCTTATTATCTGCCACAtaaaccattacaattataactggctatacttatctCACCaattaccataatgagacacaagTTTCTATTCTATTTATCATAATATAAggtttgtaaacgtaccattaaaatgtaacatgatgattgagtgtctatagctgatgatatttgcattgctgctgagtaaacctccaattggtccccactattccacctgctaaaagccctcctcatccTGAGTTGGGTTGTCATCACAATGCCCGGCAGACCGCCAAAAGGCCCCCTGGATCCCATGGCCCCGGAGAGACTGGGACCtatccttcgaaaagagcacacagtgccacccacagaacagaatCAGATCAActgccaaatgcatttccatcgccctcacctcgatttgtattatatatagccattaaaaaatatatacttaaacGGGATTTTTAATCTAATATTCCATAATTAGCTCTTTATTTTTGTAGTAATGTAGGCAGTTTATGCCTAGGATTTTTAACTCTCACCAGTTTCGCCATTTACCAAAATTACATTATGGCAAGCAtttattattttagcaaacaattattgtgattcatcctatattgtccctaacatttTTTACTCCCTCGCAACAGTTAtgggatacacacatacactcaacccctttcccccacaacaaccacagactTAGATTCTgaacagttgcaccatcccagagcccaactcaagaaaggtcttgatttacgaatgcatatacagttgcagctgtatgagaaggcctgcaaAACTGAGccaaaaaataaggacatttgaTTAACCATTGTCATGTTAACGGTTTTCAAAATGACAattctttataaaaaaaatattcaagacATAATAAAATACTGTAGTTTGACAACACTTTGTAAGCatttaaatgatatcaaactcaaccgtttatcttttccagtgatgaagacatggatgtctcatggtatggtggggtatgcaaaattattcaactttgagcaccttttgTCTCCTGAATGTTAATCGGGTCCGAAATgttactttctgaccacttcttccatgggcaaACGTGTATGGAATTAAAATGGACTTACCCTAAAGCTGGATTTCAATATTTAATTTTCCTGACATTTCACAAAATAAGACCCATATATTTACCTGCACAAACCAGCAGAAGAACCATATTGATGACCCTCATCTTCTTCTCAGTCAAAAGGTAGAAATGGATAATAAAGCAACTGTTGTAAGCCAGTGTAGTTAACTTGGTCCTGGTTGGATAGCACAGAACGTCTGCTCTTTTCTACCCATTGCCTCTGGCTTGATTGGTTGCCGTTGCGGAGGGGAAGGAGCGTGGTTGGCAAGGTTGAGGGATTGGATCTGAGCCCGGGTAAGGGGGGTGGGGGGCGCAAAGTTGTTGTTTAAGGTATTTTATACATGGCCATTGATACACTATCATTCTTCAAAGCGAAGATCAGAAAGCTGACTTCCTTTTTCACTAGCTGTACCACAAATACAGATAACTgcccaaataaaggaaacaccaacagtgtcttaatagggcgttgtgCATCCACAAgctagaacagcttcaattcaccttggcatagattctacaagtttcagaaactctattggagggatgcaactcCTTTCTTCCACAataattccataatttggtgttatgttgatggtggtggaaaacactgtctcaggcaccAGTCCAGAATCACCCATAAGTgtttaattgggttgagatctggtgactgagacgaccattgcatatggtttacatcattttcatgctcatcgAACCATTCAGTGatcactcgtgccctgtggatagGGGCATTGTCATCATATGGGGGcgtagccatggtagccaaaataatggcctgcccagcattgttatacatgaccctaagcatgacgggatattaattgcttaattaactcaggaaccatgtgtggaagcacctgctttcaatatacgtGTAtctatccctcatttactcaagtgtttccattattttggcagttacatgtaaaTGCTACATCCTGACTTGTGGCAACTCAGTGTGCGGCCTAAAACTCTCACAACCTAGAGCCAACACGTTTTCTAAATGTGTACACAATTGGTAAGCCCACTTACATTTTATATGATAGAAGTGCTCTCCTAACCATGCTAATGTATGACATTGAAATTAAGTGGAATAATGCAGGGATTTGAATCTGATTTCACCTGACCACAACGCCTCTCCCTATCTGTAGTCTGCTGATAATGAGAGTCACATTTTAAAGTTATCAGCTATATAGTAACAGGTTTAATGACCAAATTAATGCAGTAAagccaaatggaaaaggttgctgtTTGTGGGAGACTCGATTTAAATGTTTGTACACtgccttcggaatgtattcaaaccccttgacttttttacacattttggtaccttaaagccttattctaaaatggatttaaaaataaataaaaaatcctcagcaatctacacacaataccccataatgacgaagtgaaaacaagtttttagacatttttacaaatgtattcaaataataaacagaacttatttaaataagtattcagaccctttgctatgagactcgaaattgagctcaggtgcatcctgtttcaattgatcatccttgatatgttgtGGTAAATtcacttgattggacatgatttggaaaggcacacacttgtctatacaagggcccacagttgacagcgcatgttagagcaaaaaccaagccatgaggtcgaaggaattgtccgtagaactccgagacaggattgtgttgaggcaaagatctggggaagggtaccaacccatttctgcagcattaaaggttgacaaaaacacagtggcctccatcattcttaaatggaagaagtttggaaccaccaagcaatcgggggagaagggccttggtcagggaggtgaccaagaacccgatggtcactctgacagagctccagagttctgaATTCtttgggagaacattccagaaggtcaaccatctctgcagcgctccaccaatcagccctttgtggtagtgtggccagacggaagccactcctcagtaaaaggcacatgacagcccgcttggagtttgacaaaaggcacctaaagactctcagaccttgagacacaagattctctggtctgatgaaaccaagattaaactctatGGTCtaaatgccaagagtcacgtctggaggaaacctggtaccatccgtacggtgaagcatggtggtggcagaatcatcctgtggggatgttttttagcgtcagggactgggagactagtcaggatcgaggcaaagatgaatggagcaaagtacagagtgatccttgatgaaaacctgctccagagctctcaatcaaatgtatttctaaagccctttttacatcagcagatgtcacaaagtgctatacagaaacccagcctaaaaccccaaacagcaagcaatgcaaatgtagaagcacggtggctcaagacctcagactggggtaaagcttcaccttccaacaggacatcgacccttacacagccaagacaacgcaggagtggctttgggataagtctctgaatgtccttgagtggcccagccagagcccggacttaaacctgatcgaacatcgcTGGAgaaacatgaaaatagctgtgcagcaacactccccatccaacctgacagagcttgagaactgcagaaaagaatgggaaaaactccccaaatacaggtgtaccaagcttgtagcattactcgctgccaaatgtgcttaaagtactgagtaaagggtcagaatacttatgtaaatgtgttatgtcatattttttttaattatacaTTTGCGAACAaatatgctttgtcattatggggtatagtgtgtagattgatgagggggaaaaaaacaatttaatcaatttttgaataaggctgtaatctaacaaaatgtgtaaagtcaaggggtctgaatactttacgaaggcactgtatctgcttTTGAGAGGATTCTAGCTAGACTAGAGCATAATCACGTGCATGTCTTAGTCTGGCTTGCCTCAATCTGATAGGTTAGACACAGCAGCCGTGGAAAGAGACTGTGACCACTGATATGTACTTGTTGCATTCTCTATAAAGTATTTCAGTATTCATGCATACTACAGTACAGATTTCAAACTGTGAAAAGGTTTGTGCATGTTTGTACCACTGTCCTTAACCGTAATAGTGTGGTTAGCAGCACTTCACACACATGGGTATGCTTAAATAGTTAACAAGGTTGCAGTAGCACCATCCACAAGTTGCACTAACAGAAACCAGTTAGTAATTGCTTTTTATAAATTGGAAATTACTATAACAGGTGATGAAGTTAGTTATCCTAACCATAATTGCCTTGGTCCAATCTCTGAGTGATATAGTGATACACTGAGGTGACAACACAGTATCTTGAAGTCCACCCTACACCCTCCTCTGTGGAAATATTAAACAGTGAGAAGATGGTCAGTCAGTGGGTTAACTAACAAGAAAGGAAACTACAGTGTGAAGCTGTGTGTCTTCACAAACTCACACCAAGTTTGGGGGTAACATTGTTTCACTTGCAAGACTTATGACACTCCACCCCCAGAGTTGTCAGAgatacagtgtctgtgggaagAGACTAGGGGGAACATGACAGAACTAAGAGATTAAGTAATTTCCCAGCTTGACCATTTCTTCAGTCAGTCAGCAAATGTTGGGAGGTTGATGGAAAAAAGCACCATGGCAATAAGCAGTTGAAAGATAATTATGTTCAATTTATTTGTTTTCCATTGAATAGTTACAAATCACAATACAAATACATACAAAATTCACATGTGTAATATGTATATCTACATAATGCATACAACATATTGGTGTTGAGATCCCTCTGCAGCCTGTGTCATCAAAAGATGGCCCAAATATGAGGACCAAGGAGTGTAGGTCATCTCAAGTGTACACATTGGATTCCAAATGACACCAGTCTTTAGCGGTGTGAGAACAGTCTTCCTCACAGTTAGGGGGCAGTAGCGAGCAGgcatatattgataaaagtcaccttgtcgttgagagatttacacggttatcaaaacgtcacaccagggtaagcctacacaaaacacagcccttattttaagtgtttctaaaatcccctatgtgAAAAATGACTGGTGGAAAaccgattggaaccatttccctgtttgccCGCTAGGTTTTACGAGTATTTTGActcctccactgtggggctctattgctGGAATAATTATGTCTTGATCCAAGCCCATGCATGCTTGCTATTATTATGTATTTTAGTTGATTAGTTTACAGCAGATAGTTTATTTTGATTGTACAAATGTGTCAATATGCGTGTGTGGGGgagggtctttctataaataatgggtccaatgtgtgacattgggatCAACATTTCCAAATGGTTTGAAACAAACGTAAATACGATTTTCTTGCAGTTCCACATGTGAATATATGCAAATGACCCATTACTCCACATGTAGGTCTACCCACCGATAGGCCTAGGACTATTCATCCTTTAAGCAGGGCTCATACAGACATTTGCAAGTCAAATACAACGACTTTCAGGGACTTTTTCAAGCACTTAATTGTAGAACCTCAATGTTATAAAATTGGATCCTTTATATAATTTTAAGTATAGGGCCTAATATAGACCCCCACCCCAAAAAAGCATGCAATAAGTGTCACAAGTAGGCCATTAGCACTTTAAGAGTAATGCATTTTTTTAGGCTTTGATATTCAAATTATTATTACATAATAAAATATGAGAATAATGTGGACATTGCCTGACTAAATATATTGGATGCATGCATGGTGATTCAGACACATAATGCCATGAATAGTGGTAACATTAATCTCACCATTTTAGTCTCACCATTGCTGTATTTATAACAAGAAAGTAAACAAAATTcagatacatttatttattttttttaatggaaggaTTTGTATGGAAAGACAAATTGAAGCCGACATTAGATGTTGTCGTCATAATAACCGCACGTGGTTTTATCGCAACAGAGTAGCGCAACACCCTTCAATTAAAACAGTTGACTACGTGAATTTCTCAGCTCCACATTCACAAGTAGGCTACTTCAAGCCCCTTGTATTGTTTAAATTTGCAGAtctaacatggaaaacaaaatgtattCATCATGTTCTTTCATTACAAGATGACATTGGGAATAAACCCACTAGGGTTATGTAATTAGCTGTCATGATATCCAGAATAATTTATAGGAATAACGTTGGGTGTGCGCAATAATATATTCTACACAATTGTGCACACTAGACTCGGTGTCCAACCCGAGGCACAAAAACCTACGAAAACATGAACTCATTATCTTGATGCTTTCTCTGTTAAATGTAACGAGACCCATATTAGATCCAACGTGGATCCAGACACAACTGTCTTCACCGGAGTAACGAATGAGACACCAAAACGTTCTGGACATTCCTGGCAAACACATTTTTTCCAGCACTGCAAGTtatccaggtagccatttgattaacctttcagcagtcttatggcttgagggtacatttttacatttacgtcaattatcagacgctcttatccagagcgacttacagtagcgaatgcatacatttcataatttttttctccgtactggtcccccgtgggaatcaaacccacaaccctggcgttgcaaacaccatgctctaccaactgagccacacgggaccatataCTTCTGTTGCTGTAAGGACATTAACTGTTCTACTGTGTAATTAATGTTTCTACGCTCTGTTCCACAGTCCCTGCTACTACCGCGCCCTTCGACACTCTTCAGGACAGTCATCTCTTTGATACAGAGAACTCAGTGTCTCAACCCCACCGGAGGGCGCTATCTATCCACCAACGGCCAGCCCAGAACCAGGAGCTCCCAGGAGATTGCAGTAGCTCCGCACCCCACACTGAGGCACTCTAATGGCACAGCGCGGCCCCCACAACGCCACagacacagagggacagaggccTCCATCCTCTTTGGGGTAGTAGGAATGAGATGAATATAATTTGTTTCAAATCAAACCAATTTTAAATTACCCAACACTTTCAGACTGTAATATAATCTGTCAGTATGTACTAAGACAAGAGCAGCAGGTCTGGAGGTGTTTTATTTCTTGTTGAAGTTATAAACAGTCAGTTGTTGTGAGGCAGTTTTAGAAGTGAGGCACTGTACCTATTgacaaataatctgtctgtctctttctctctgtttgtcttCCTCAGGATGAAAGCAGCTCCTCTGACCACAGTGACTTGGACAGCTCTGTCAGCCCTCTGCCGGGCTGTCTGCCCACGCCTACCTGCAGCCCCCACTCCACAGGAAGTGCCCGCAGTCAGGAAACAAGCTCTTCTGTTCCTGAAACGAGATATGCTGTGGCGCCCTCTGTCTTCGGCAAGGAGGAGTACAACAGTGCCAAGACCCGCCGCCCAGAACCTATCGCAGCCACAGTTCAGCAGCAAGCCGGCAGTGTCATCCAGTAGCAGGCCAGACCTTGTTCCTAAGGAGGAATATCTGATAGACAATTGGCTGGAGGGTGATATGGGCGATTTTCAGccaaagaagaagagaagagtgGGGGAGGAGCAGAATTGAAGCTGGGACTTGACTACAATGTCATCAGGGCCCAGGAGTCAAAACAGTCACTCAACTAAGACTGAGATGGTTAGCAGAGGTGTGTAGCAGAGGTGTGTAGCAGCTGcacagatgacacacacacacacacagccatcccTTTACTTCCCTGTAGAACCCATATGGAAGCTAACGACAGGAGCCCAAGCAGATCCTCCCTTTaatttccttctttctttctcttatcATTTTGCTGAGTGACTTAAGTCTCCGTTTTGCTTGCCATGTAGTGCCCTTGGGAGTCTTGAATGTCACTTGAACATTAGTCACTAATGTTTAATGTAACTATGAACTATAAGGGGCATTAGTAGCCAGTGGAACCACAACCTGTGTTTTTTCTCTCTCGTTTTGCATTGTCGTTGTCCTCCAGTAGGGGTTTCTCTCTGAGGAAGACTGACGACGACCCCCGACCTTCCACGCCGCCCCAAAACCACCACAACACTCAGCAGGTCAGATAGATCAAGTGAGagctgacctgggttcaaatactatttaaaaatgttcaatactttgagcatttgctttagcctgcctgcaGTGCCAGGTGTGCAGGGTTGGGATAGTATGAAgcagtttttatctcaatatcaaataatttctggttAACAACAAAACAACCTTACCTGTGATTGTTTtacattaaaatggtcaaaaagaaacaaaaatagcttctaagataagagcaatttctcaagcaatcatTTTTCTAGGACtgcctgggagtggtctgagtgaggagggggaaaatgtaaaactagctgttattggccgTGACGtgtggaactctctttcttattggtctattaactaatttaccgcctggtgacgTCACCATCCAGATCAAAATCCCATCCCACAAAGATAGcttgaaatttcaggcagtcttttcaaacagctcttacactaaaagggcgttataataattttcacaatttcacagtattattccaacctcatagtgtggaaatatatataaaacagaggAAAATCAagattttgactgcactgggtgTCAAACTAATTGACATAATAAACAAATCCCtatcaaaatctgtctgtttaagctagagatatcattttttttgttgtatAGGCTCAGTCCACCTTATCCGCCTATCGGCCTTCCGGATCTGCGGTGGAAAGTGGCAGTGATACagcgctgtttgtcagaccaggagacatcccgaaaatcgttTTTTGTCACAAACGTCTGGTTTGGCCTACTAACTAACATAcctctctatggaaagatgagtgCCACGAAAACGATGGGGTTTTCCGTTTTGGTCTACAAGCCCCACCGGACTCTTCTGAAGTAGGTACCGTCAATGTGCCAACTTTTGTCTCTAGTGTCCGAACCATTTGGGCTAAAAAATAATATGACCccaatcacaaatattatggatatattggaactagtgAATACATGCTGGCCTAActtaaggatctgccccttttttcaattttcacctaaaatgtcatacccaaatctaactgcctttagctcaggacctgaagcaaggatatgcatattcttgatatgatttgaaaggaaactctttgaagtttgtggaaatgtgaaattaatgtaagagaatataacacattagatctggtaaaagataatacaaaacaaaatcatgcattattttgtatttatttctaccatctttgaaatgcaagagaaaggccataatgtattattccagccaaggCGCAATTAAActtttgaccactagatggcagaatTGTATGTGCCACGTTTTAGaatgatccaatgaaccattgtatttctgttcaaaatgttgtatcaaaactgcccaaatgtgcctaattggttaattcagaacttttcaagttcataactgtgcactctcctcaaataaCAGtgtggtattctttcactgtaatagctactgtaaattggaccgtgcagttagattaacaggaatttaagctttctgccaatataagatatgtctatatcctgggaaatgttcttgttacttacaacctcatgctaaacGCATTCGCCTACGTTatctcaaccgtcccgcgggggacACACCAATCCTAtagaggttaacctgtttgggatagggggcagtattgagaattttggaaaaaatatgtgcccatttttaactgcctcctacaccaactcagaagctagaatatgcatattattgttcaggtttggatagaaaacactctgaattttctaaaactgtttgaatggtgtctgtgagtataacagaactcctatggcaggcaaaaacctgacaaggtttcaagcaggaagtaccctgtctgacaaggagtcgtgcgtcttgcatctttttattgaaaagtaaggatcttagctgtaacgtgacaattcccagggctccaataggctctcagaacctgcgaaaaacctgaaggtttacgagggagcctcaggctgaaacacattatcaccttttgtaagtggctgcttggaaaattccagaaaatgtcatggctttagaagcttctgaaaggctaattgacatcatttgagtcaattggaggtgtacctgcggatgtatttcaaggcctaccttcaaactcagtgactctttgcttgacatcatgggaaaatcagaagaaatcagctaagacatcagaaaaaaatgtagacctccacaagtccggttcatccttgggagcaatttccaaatgcctgaaggtaccacattcatttgtacaaacaatagtacgcaagtataaacaccacacacagccatcataccgctcaggaaggagacgcgctctgtctcctacagatgaacgtactttggtgcgaaaagtgcaaatcaatcccagaacaacagcaaaggaccttgtgaagatgctgggggaaacgggtacaaaggcatctatagccacagtaaaacgagtcctatatagacataacctgaaaggccgctcagcaaggaagaagccactgctctaaaactgccataaaaaaagccagactatggtttgcacatgaggacaaagatcatactttttggagaaatgttctctggtcatatgaaacaaaaatagaactgtttggccataatgtccatcattatgtttggaggaaaaagggggaggcttgcaagccaaagaacaccatcccaaccttgaagcacgggggtgctggtgcatcatgttgtgggggtgctgtgctgcaggagggactggtgcatttcacaaaatagatgacatcatggggatggaaaattaggtggatgtattgaagcaacatctcaagacctcagtcaggaagttaaagcttggtcacaaatgggtcttccaaatggacaatgaccccaagcatacttccaaagttgtggaaaaatggcttaaggacaacaaagtcaaggtattggagcgaccatcacaaagccctgacctcaatcctatagaaaatgtgtgggcagaactgaaaaagcgtgtgtgagcaaggaggcctacaaacctgactcagctacaccagctctgtccggaggaatgggccaaaattcacccttcttgttgtgggaagcttgtggaaggctacctgaaacgtttgacccaagttaaacaatttaacggcatttctaccaaatactaattgagtgtatgtaaacttctgacccactgggaatgtgatgactgaaaaaaaagctgaaataaatcattctctctactattattctgacatttcacattcttaaaataaagtggtgatcctaactgacctaagacagggaatgtttactaggattaaatgtcagaaattgtgataaactgagtttaaatgtagttggctaaggggtatgtatgtaaacttctgacttcaactgtataatactCTGACCGAATTTCCACGAAGGTGAGGATATATTGGAAGTTTTGAATATAACATACCGTGCCAGTCATggtgaataatagtgaagatgtcaaaacta
This region includes:
- the LOC115172854 gene encoding tonsoku-like protein codes for the protein MFLRSVPQSLLLPRPSTLFRTVISLIQRTQCLNPTGGRYLSTNGQPRTRSSQEIAVAPHPTLRHSNGTARPPQRHRHRGTEASILFGDESSSSDHSDLDSSVSPLPGCLPTPTCSPHSTGSARSQETSSSVPETRYAVAPSVFGKEEYNSAKTRRPEPIAATVQQQAGSVIQ